The following coding sequences are from one Bos indicus x Bos taurus breed Angus x Brahman F1 hybrid chromosome 5, Bos_hybrid_MaternalHap_v2.0, whole genome shotgun sequence window:
- the LOC113892471 gene encoding NKG2-A/NKG2-B type II integral membrane protein-like, giving the protein MKNQKENYSEPSLVKDTRRQQMRDSPSTREKLIVVILGIVCFVLMYTIVRVITSIPRTQISEQNKISLVTKLPKECHCGHCPKDWLTYSNNCYYTSLEKKSWNESLISCATKNSTLLYIDNEEEMKFLMSLSIISWIQVSREGRSRPWKWLNGSTCKLQITDNIPGEHNCAVQSLWGIKAEDCQFPNTYHCKHKPEN; this is encoded by the exons ATGAAGAACCAAAAGGAAAACTACTCAGAACCAAGTCTGGTTAAGGACACCAGGAGACAGCAAATGAGAG ATTCACCATCAACTCGAGAGAAGCTCATTGTTGTGATCTTGGGAATCGTCTGTTTTGTCTTGATGTATACTATAGTGAGGGTGATAACTTCTATTCCAC gtACCCAAATATCAGAACAGAATAAGATCTCTCTGGTAACAAAGCTCCCGAAAG AATGTCATTGTGGTCATTGTCCAAAAGACTGGCTTACATATTCCAACAACTGCTATTATACTAGTTTGGAAAAGAAATCATGGAATGAAAGTTTGATATCCTGTGCTACTAAGAATTCTACTCTGCTTTATATAGACaatgaagaggaaatg AAATTTCTGATGTCCCTATCAATTATATCGTGGATTCAAGTCTCTCGTGAAGGCCGCAGTCGTCCTTGGAAGTGGCTAAATGGTTCAACTTGCAAACtaca GATAACAGACAATATACCTGGTGAACATAACTGTGCTGTACAATCTTTATGGGGCATAAAAGCAGAAGACTGTCAGTTTCCAAATACATACCATTGCAAGCATAAGCCTGAGAATTAA